A single window of Ignavibacteriota bacterium DNA harbors:
- a CDS encoding DUF2442 domain-containing protein translates to MYDIIDAKYVKDYQVEFHFADNSSGLVDFAEYKTKPGLFAELRDITFFRNFKLDNELGTITWQNGLDIAPDTLYFKATGKLPKGLDLKS, encoded by the coding sequence ATGTATGATATAATAGATGCAAAATATGTTAAGGATTATCAGGTTGAATTTCATTTTGCTGATAACTCGTCAGGTCTCGTTGATTTTGCCGAGTATAAAACTAAACCAGGCCTCTTTGCGGAATTAAGGGACATTACGTTTTTCAGGAATTTCAAGTTGGATAATGAATTAGGTACTATAACCTGGCAAAATGGTTTAGATATTGCACCTGATACATTGTACTTCAAAGCAACAGGTAAACTCCCAAAAGGATTGGATTTAAAGTCATAA
- a CDS encoding RHS repeat-associated core domain-containing protein, translated as MISKDGNIEPWHVMTFFHPEEYNVYGNEQAPRITYRYVDGNWQKQYKFYDYLGSLRFTMKADGTLLNFKQYEAFGETTLDTLGVTRQGIQKLTIDNEKLTMNRQENIENYTIGNCQLSILNCQLLKYAAFGETTLDTLGVTRQGYIGKEKDVENGLGDYGVRKYDPITGRFNSIDPFWELYIGLNPYQYAGNNPLMYSDGNGYGWIDEVKQAGKDVAAGAASAIYEDLTGNKAPGYSNSGSKYFQGAKFGVHVADAVVGGVVAVQGAIQAAAGATISTTGAGAVVGVPAMATGAAQVVGGAVIAGNATTNAVNMMSQGGSGGGGGTQTNSTTLWKNKDTGARLDVENKVPGDPSRARIQYQNGKEYYKYNTETGKFDGMPNKLQKQLSKDKNFQKAIEKANNILGG; from the coding sequence ATGATATCTAAAGATGGAAATATTGAACCATGGCACGTGATGACTTTCTTCCACCCTGAGGAATATAACGTCTATGGCAATGAGCAGGCGCCAAGGATAACTTACAGATACGTGGACGGAAATTGGCAGAAGCAGTATAAATTTTATGATTACTTAGGTTCTTTACGATTTACTATGAAAGCAGACGGAACGCTACTAAACTTCAAACAATACGAAGCTTTTGGTGAGACAACTCTCGATACTTTGGGAGTTACAAGGCAGGGCATTCAAAAATTGACAATTGATAATGAAAAACTGACAATGAATAGGCAGGAAAATATTGAGAACTATACCATCGGTAATTGTCAATTATCAATTCTTAATTGTCAATTATTAAAGTATGCGGCATTTGGTGAGACAACTCTCGATACTTTGGGAGTTACAAGGCAGGGCTATATCGGTAAAGAGAAGGATGTAGAGAATGGTCTTGGTGACTATGGTGTAAGGAAGTATGACCCGATAACAGGTAGATTTAATTCTATTGACCCATTTTGGGAATTGTATATAGGATTAAATCCTTACCAATACGCAGGTAATAATCCATTAATGTATAGTGATGGTAATGGATATGGTTGGATTGACGAAGTTAAACAAGCAGGTAAAGATGTAGCAGCAGGTGCAGCTTCTGCAATTTATGAAGACTTAACAGGTAATAAAGCTCCCGGATATTCAAATTCCGGTAGTAAATATTTTCAGGGAGCAAAATTTGGTGTTCATGTTGCTGATGCTGTAGTTGGTGGAGTTGTTGCTGTTCAGGGAGCAATTCAGGCAGCAGCAGGTGCAACTATAAGTACAACCGGAGCAGGTGCAGTAGTCGGAGTTCCAGCTATGGCAACAGGTGCTGCACAGGTTGTTGGTGGTGCTGTTATAGCCGGAAATGCCACAACAAATGCTGTTAATATGATGAGTCAAGGTGGAAGTGGTGGTGGTGGTGGTACTCAAACAAATAGTACTACATTGTGGAAGAACAAAGATACAGGTGCAAGATTAGATGTGGAAAACAAAGTACCTGGTGATCCAAGTAGAGCAAGAATACAATATCAGAATGGCAAAGAATATTACAAATATAACACAGAAACAGGAAAATTTGATGGAATGCCTAACAAATTGCAGAAACAACTAAGTAAAGATAAGAATTTTCAAAAAGCTATTGAGAAAGCAAAT